The Globicephala melas chromosome 13, mGloMel1.2, whole genome shotgun sequence genome includes a region encoding these proteins:
- the LRRC75B gene encoding leucine-rich repeat-containing protein 75B has translation MGARLGRRPGPEAGSEAGAAAGCGPAPYERRVRWLREIQSTLRERRPERARQLLRLLRQDLGLEGTLLTDILYRNVAFLNLVDPISHDLLVNLARDLQCPKSDYELWESSDKTCRQLIYHLTPHSKRQQGSSLPRRKSQSCLKSNLQKTLPAGETVNLSGIPLSVRDVQHIMRYLGSQGARLAVLDLSFTGLSDELLHRLLPSLWTLPCLTQLLLNGNRLTRAAARELTEAIKDTTKFPVLAWVDLGNNVDVASLPQPLLVGLRRRLSQRTSLPTIYESLDPEPEGGMAGATALASTWGSAAAGPGPEPQACCTR, from the exons ATGGGGGCGCGGCTGGGCCGGCGGCCCGGTCCCGAAGCGGGCTCGGAGGCTGGGGCGGCGGCGGGGTGCGGGCCGGCGCCCTATGAGCGCCGGGTGCGCTGGCTCCGCGAGATCCAGTCGACGCTCCGCGAGCGGCGGCCGGAGCGCGCCCGGCAGCTGCTGCGCCTCCTGCGCCAG GACCTAGGCCTCGAGGGGACCCTCCTCACAGACATCCTCTACAGGAATGTGGCCTTCCTCAATCTGGTGGACCCCATCTCCCACGACCTGCTTGTGAACCTGGCCCGGGACCTGCAGTGCCCCAAGTCG GACTATGAGCTCTGGGAGTCCTCGGACAAGACCTGCCGGCAGCTCATCTACCACCTCACCCCTCACTCCAAGCGGCAGCAGGGGTCCAGCCTGCCCCGAAGGAAGTCCCAGAGCTG CCTCAAGAGCAACCTCCAGAAGACTCTGCCAGCGGGGGAGACCGTGAACCTATCGGGGATACCACTGTCGGTGCGGGACGTGCAGCATATCATGCGCTACCTGGGCAGCCAGGGCGCCAGGCTGGCAGTGCTGGACCTGAGCTTCACGGGGCTGAGTGATGAGCTGCTGCACCGGCTGCTGCCCAGCCTCTGGACGCTGCCCTGCCTCACCCAGCTTCTGCTCAATGGCAACCGGCTGACGCGGGCTGCCGCCCGTGAGCTCACTGAGGCCATCAAGGACACCACCAAGTTCCCGGTGCTGGCCTGGGTGGACCTGGGCAACAACGTGGATGtggcctccctgccccagcccctgctggTTGGCCTGCGCCGGCGGCTAAGCCAGCGCACCTCACTGCCCACCATCTACGAGAGCCTGGACCCAGAGCCTGAGGGTGGCATGGCCGGGGCCACGGCCCTTGCCTCCACCTGGGGCTCTGCAGCTGCCGGGCCAGGGCCCGAGCCCCAGGCCTGCTGCACCAGGTGA